Genomic segment of Psychrobacter sanguinis:
CCATTATGGAAGTGACAGGTTGCCGTGGTGTGGCTGTAGTGATGGATGCCTCGCATATGTGTATGATGATGCGTGGGGTCAACAAACAGCTTTCTAGCACTCGTACAACTGCTATGTTAGGGGACTTCAAAACAGACATGCAAGCCCGTAATGAGTTCTTAGCTGCCGTTCCTGCTTCTAAAATTTAAAACGGCTATAAAGGCCGATAGTTTATTAGATATTGGTCTATTGTTTAGAAATAACCTTATCAGTCTAGATAAACTGAGCAAAATCCTTACTCCGCACACTCGTTTCAATTAACAATTTTGAATACGGGTGCTGCGGCGCTCTAAATAAATCCTCAGTCGCCGCATATTCCACACACTCGCCCGCCTTAATGACCATAATGTTCTGGCATAGTGCCTGCACCACGTTTAAATCATGACTAATAAAAATATAACTTATGCCATACTGCTGCTGAATATCGCGCAGTAATTGCACTACGGCCACTTGATTACTGCTGTCTAATGCTGAGGTCGGCTCATCCAGGATAATGACTTTAGGGCGCATAATTAAAGCTCTTGCCAGTGCCACTCTTTGGCGCTGACCTCCAGACAATTCATGCGGATAGCGGTAGGCAAAACTCTCTGGCAAATGAACTGTCTTTAGAGCCTCCAAAACCGCCTTTTGTCGTTTAGGCTTTGACTCCCCTCTAATCAACAACCCCTCTTCGATAATCTGCATGATGCTAAATCGAGGGTTAATGCTAGCGAATGGATCTTGAAATACCATTTGGATGTTTGATCGAAATTGGCGAAGATTTTTATTGCTTAGGCTATTTATATCAACACCATCAACAATAATCTCCCCTTTTATTTCAGCTTGATTACTCAACAAGCGGCTCAAAGCTAAGGCAATGGTGGTTTTTCCAGATCCCGATTCGCCCACAATGCCCAATGAAGTGCCTTTTTGTAAGCTGAAACTTAAGGCCTTTACGGCTGTCATCCATTCGCTTACCCCGCCTAAGAGAGATTTCTTTTGAGGAAAAGCAATATTTAGCTGATTGACTGTAATGACAGGTGAGGTACTGATATCGTTATTAACTTTTAGAGGATCGCCAAAATCTTGGCTTATTAATGATTGAGTATAAGTGCTTTTAGGGTTGGTAAATATAGCGTTACTTGCCCCAGCTTCGACAACCTGTCCTTGCTGCATCACGATAATATTATTGCTATAACGGCGAACCAAGTTTAAGTCATGGCTAATCAGCAGCATTGCCATACCATGCTGCTGTTTTAGCCTATTCAGCAGCTCTAATATCTCATGTTGCAAGCTAACATCTAAAGCAGTGGTAGGCTCATCAGCAATTAGTACATCTGGATTTTGAGCCAATGCCATGGCAATCATGACCCGCTGCCGCTGTCCCCCTGATAGCTCGTGAGGATATCGATTTAGCTTGGTATCAGGCGCTTTGATATTAACGTCATTTAACAGTTGAATGATTTTTTGTTTAATTTGTGATTTTGGGGTGCCTGCCAGACGCAAACTCTCGGCTATCTGCTTCCCCACTGTATGTAGCGGATTCAAAGCAGTCATCGGCTCTTGAAACACGATGGCTATTTTAGCCCCTCTTATCTGTTTTAGCTGCTTGTCAAATTTGGCGGTGTTATTGCGACTGTCAAAATCTTGACCGATAGGCAGTACGCCTACCCCTCGCAATTCGACTTTACCTTGAACGCTTAGACTATCAGGCAACAATCCTAACAATGCTAGACTGGAAATAGATTTGCCAGATCCGGACTCACCCACTATGGCCAGCGTTTCACCTTGATACAGTTGATACGAAAGGTTATGCACCAAAGTCTGCTGTTTGTTGGCAATGTTAAGATTAGAGACAGTCAATACAGGTTCCATAATTTCCTGCTGCTTCAATTTTTGGACGGCAGAGTCTGATAAACGGTGTCCCACTGAATTGCTTTTATTATGACTGTTCAGCATAAAGTCTGTCTCAAAAATAGTCTTAACCGTAATTTACCTCAAATTGGCTTTATTTAATACCCGTAACAACCTAACTTATTTCAATCACGGCTTTGGTACCTGCCCAAACCATTGTCTTACTATGGGCTAAGACTGAGTTTCCATAATACGCTGTGAAGATAGAAAGGTGTCTACCACTTTATATTGGCCTGACGTGGTTTCCTCTCCATACATCGCTTGCCTAAAGGCATTTGAGTCTTCAATTCCTGAGGTATACCAAGCAATGTGTTTGCGTGCAATACGACACCCTGAATATTCACCATAAAAGTCATACAACTCTTCTAAATGAGTCAATACAATTTCTTTAAGCTGCTCTATATTTGGGCTTGGTAGCACCTCACCCGTTTGCAAATAATGAGCAATATCACGAAATAACCAAGGCTGACCTTGCGCTGCTCGTCCTATCATGATGGCATCGCAGCCCGTTTGGTTATACACTTCGATCGATTTTTGTGGACTGTCGATATCACCATTGGCTATCACTGGAATATTAACCAGCTGTTTTACCTCTCGTATCAAATCATATCGGGCGTTACCGCCATACTTATCTTCACGGGTACGACCATGAATGGCAATGGCTGCAATACCTGCTTCTTCGGCACGTTTAGCCACACGTAAAATATTCTCTTGTCCATTCTCATAACCCAGACGTGTTTTTAAAGTCACTGGGGCATCGACGGCAGCAACCGTCGCATCCAAAAGCCTAGCCACTAAGTCTTCGTCTTTTAGTAAAGCAGAGCCTGCCAGCTTACGACATACTTTTTTGGCCGGACAACCCATATTAATATCAATAATCTGTGCGCCGTTGTTGACTTGATACTGAGCTGCTTCTGCCAGTTTATCCACATCAGCCCCAGCAATTTGAGCGGATATAGGGGCAATCTCCCCATCAAAGTTGGCTCTAAACAATGACTTTTTATGCGCATACAAAGTGGCATCTGCGGTCATCATTTCACTCACAGCATGCCCTGCCCCAAATGACTTGCATAGGCGTCGAAACGGATTGTCGGTCACGCCCGCCATGGGAGCAACCATCAAGCGGTTTTTAATCTCTAATCCACCGATATAGAGCGGCTGTAATAAAGGATGGGTATTAGTTTCGGTATTCAAAGTCATTTTAGAGGCCATTTAACAGCTTGAGATAATGAGAGCTATCACCTGACATGCTGGTGATAAGCATAATTGCCAGTGATAAGTCTCAAAAAGGGCTTACTCTTATTCAGAGCAAGCCCGTATTGTAAAGATTCACCATTAAAACTCAAGTTTTAAAAGGTTAATCGACGCACGCTATGTTAGTCTTTATCAAATTCACTGGTAGACTCAACTATCAATCCTTCATCATGTTGCTCCATACGCCAAGGCAAGCTGTCAGGAGACACGTCAAGGAAGTGCAAGTATTTTTCAAACTGATCAATAATGTCATTGATAACTGCATCTGGCTGATAGCCATACAAGTCGTAAGTTTGACCCCCACGGCGAAGATAAACTTCAGCACGATAACGGTGAGACTGCGTCACTTTGTTATCAGTGTCGTCATAGTAACCTGGTATTTCGTGTTGCCCTAGGCGTACTTCATACCAGAAATCGACTTCATCACCACGTTTTAGCTCTAAATTAGCCCGGCTATTTACCTCATCAAACTCTGCACTTGCCTCCCAGCCTGAGTCCATAAACTTACTGGCCACTTCTTGCATAGCGGGTTCGACAGTATTTTTAATATAGACTAATACCTCTTCTTTAGTAGGCTGCTTCGTTAAATAATCGATGCGATCACGCCAAGAGCTGGGGGCCAACAAATGAGGAGGTACCCGATTATCCTGAGCCAAGCTATCCGTACGGTGCTCTTCGATAATAAGGGCTCGCCACATGCCGCCCATTGAAATGAGTAAGATAATGGCAAACGGTAAAGCACTGACGATAGCCACTGTTTGAAGTGCTGTCAGACCACCGGCTAATAATAACACCGAGGCCACAACACCTTGAATCACTACCCAGAAAGTACGTTGCCATGGCGGCGTAGGACGACCACCTGA
This window contains:
- a CDS encoding ABC transporter ATP-binding protein; this translates as MLNSHNKSNSVGHRLSDSAVQKLKQQEIMEPVLTVSNLNIANKQQTLVHNLSYQLYQGETLAIVGESGSGKSISSLALLGLLPDSLSVQGKVELRGVGVLPIGQDFDSRNNTAKFDKQLKQIRGAKIAIVFQEPMTALNPLHTVGKQIAESLRLAGTPKSQIKQKIIQLLNDVNIKAPDTKLNRYPHELSGGQRQRVMIAMALAQNPDVLIADEPTTALDVSLQHEILELLNRLKQQHGMAMLLISHDLNLVRRYSNNIIVMQQGQVVEAGASNAIFTNPKSTYTQSLISQDFGDPLKVNNDISTSPVITVNQLNIAFPQKKSLLGGVSEWMTAVKALSFSLQKGTSLGIVGESGSGKTTIALALSRLLSNQAEIKGEIIVDGVDINSLSNKNLRQFRSNIQMVFQDPFASINPRFSIMQIIEEGLLIRGESKPKRQKAVLEALKTVHLPESFAYRYPHELSGGQRQRVALARALIMRPKVIILDEPTSALDSSNQVAVVQLLRDIQQQYGISYIFISHDLNVVQALCQNIMVIKAGECVEYAATEDLFRAPQHPYSKLLIETSVRSKDFAQFI
- the dusB gene encoding tRNA dihydrouridine synthase DusB, which codes for MASKMTLNTETNTHPLLQPLYIGGLEIKNRLMVAPMAGVTDNPFRRLCKSFGAGHAVSEMMTADATLYAHKKSLFRANFDGEIAPISAQIAGADVDKLAEAAQYQVNNGAQIIDINMGCPAKKVCRKLAGSALLKDEDLVARLLDATVAAVDAPVTLKTRLGYENGQENILRVAKRAEEAGIAAIAIHGRTREDKYGGNARYDLIREVKQLVNIPVIANGDIDSPQKSIEVYNQTGCDAIMIGRAAQGQPWLFRDIAHYLQTGEVLPSPNIEQLKEIVLTHLEELYDFYGEYSGCRIARKHIAWYTSGIEDSNAFRQAMYGEETTSGQYKVVDTFLSSQRIMETQS